From the genome of Bradyrhizobium elkanii USDA 76, one region includes:
- a CDS encoding YybH family protein, whose protein sequence is MLRTCFSCLFLMVFSLSAMAADGDSKQKVEGIASEYAASFNKQDGAGIAALFATGGIHVNPAGPRSDIAEFYQGAFKAGFDHEEITVDQAWPIGSDMALAIGGYRISGKNQSGAPIETGGIWTATYVTEGGKLKIRLLSAMPKPPPPK, encoded by the coding sequence ATGCTGCGGACGTGCTTCTCATGCCTATTCCTGATGGTCTTTTCGTTGTCGGCAATGGCTGCGGACGGTGATTCCAAGCAAAAGGTCGAAGGGATTGCTTCCGAATATGCGGCGAGCTTCAACAAGCAGGACGGCGCGGGAATTGCCGCGCTGTTCGCGACCGGTGGCATCCACGTGAATCCCGCGGGGCCGCGCTCCGACATTGCGGAGTTTTATCAAGGTGCCTTCAAGGCCGGGTTCGACCACGAGGAAATCACGGTGGACCAGGCATGGCCGATCGGCTCGGACATGGCGCTCGCCATCGGCGGGTATCGCATCTCGGGCAAAAACCAAAGCGGCGCGCCTATCGAGACAGGGGGCATCTGGACGGCAACTTACGTGACCGAGGGAGGCAAGCTTAAAATTCGCCTGCTGTCGGCGATGCCCAAACCGCCGCCTCCGAAGTAG
- a CDS encoding glutathione S-transferase C-terminal domain-containing protein codes for MLTLYSYPPLFGVADNNGYGLKVFAFLKLAGVPFLHEHIFDASKAPRQQLPYIVDGRDTVGDSETILAYVTGKYGVALDAALTPAQRTTNLLVTRTLDDLYWVMSYSRWQDERYRPLFRDALMREHPGLTDDGLMKAKEFNARRYYYQGIGRFEPDAAMARGLADLAALASLIPSQGYVHGDKPTTVDAGIYGFVANIYFYDINTPLKQFVVSHEALVQHCRAIHAAVSK; via the coding sequence ATGCTCACGCTCTATTCCTATCCGCCGCTGTTCGGCGTCGCCGACAACAATGGCTATGGCCTGAAGGTATTCGCCTTTCTGAAGCTCGCCGGCGTGCCGTTCCTGCACGAGCACATCTTCGATGCGTCGAAGGCGCCGCGCCAGCAATTGCCCTATATCGTCGACGGCCGTGACACTGTCGGCGACAGCGAGACCATCCTCGCCTATGTCACCGGAAAATATGGCGTGGCGCTTGATGCCGCGCTGACGCCGGCGCAGCGCACGACCAATCTCCTCGTCACGCGGACGCTCGACGATCTCTACTGGGTAATGTCCTATTCGCGCTGGCAGGACGAGCGCTACCGGCCCCTGTTCCGCGATGCGCTCATGCGCGAGCATCCGGGCCTCACCGATGACGGCTTGATGAAGGCCAAGGAGTTCAACGCCCGGCGCTATTACTATCAGGGCATCGGCCGCTTCGAGCCCGACGCCGCGATGGCCCGCGGGCTCGCCGATCTCGCCGCACTGGCGAGCCTGATCCCGAGCCAAGGCTATGTGCATGGTGACAAACCGACGACCGTCGATGCCGGCATCTATGGCTTCGTGGCCAACATCTACTTCTACGACATCAACACGCCGTTGAAGCAATTCGTGGTCTCGCACGAGGCTCTGGTACAACACTGCCGCGCCATCCACGCGGCAGTGAGCAAGTGA